The following proteins are encoded in a genomic region of Bosea beijingensis:
- a CDS encoding lysylphosphatidylglycerol synthase transmembrane domain-containing protein gives MKRYLDYLWPIIGLVAVVWSVELLWSKLKAEAGSDAAVEALLENAGLWQSIKIIAHRIGYKIAVIPPEAFLHAGLATLVAYAALAWYDRIALIHLGKEKGISWPYISLCSFVTYALSHNIGASVFSGGMVRYRAYTAKGLTAAEVAVLVALCSFTFAFGTIFLMGLVLIYEPQILQPLERMSKWFAITDSTARWIGVGMLAFVALYTVGSWLRFKPLKIGKLEIIYPRLPIVIRQYLAAPIELAGAAGIIYFALPEQGNPGFLIVLGAFLLSFSAGLLSQVPGGVGVMEAVFLAIMPGIPAPAVFAALLVWRMFYLILPLVFSLPIVLAFERAQLKRNTRIAPPP, from the coding sequence ATGAAACGTTATCTCGACTATCTCTGGCCGATCATCGGGCTCGTCGCCGTCGTCTGGTCCGTCGAACTGCTCTGGAGCAAGCTCAAGGCCGAGGCCGGCTCCGACGCTGCCGTGGAAGCCCTGCTGGAGAATGCCGGGCTCTGGCAAAGCATCAAGATCATCGCCCACCGCATCGGCTACAAGATCGCGGTGATCCCGCCGGAAGCCTTCCTCCATGCGGGGCTGGCGACCCTCGTCGCCTATGCCGCGCTAGCCTGGTACGACCGCATCGCCCTGATCCATCTCGGCAAGGAGAAGGGCATCTCCTGGCCCTACATCTCGCTCTGCTCCTTCGTCACCTATGCGCTCTCGCACAATATCGGCGCCTCGGTCTTCTCGGGCGGCATGGTGCGCTACCGCGCCTATACGGCGAAGGGCCTGACGGCGGCCGAGGTCGCGGTCCTCGTTGCGCTCTGCTCCTTCACCTTCGCCTTCGGCACGATTTTTCTGATGGGGCTCGTGCTGATCTACGAACCGCAGATCCTGCAGCCGCTGGAGCGGATGTCGAAATGGTTCGCGATCACCGACAGCACCGCCCGATGGATCGGCGTCGGCATGCTCGCCTTCGTCGCGCTCTATACGGTCGGTTCCTGGCTGCGGTTCAAGCCGCTCAAGATCGGCAAGCTCGAGATCATCTATCCGCGGCTGCCCATCGTCATCAGGCAGTACCTGGCCGCCCCGATCGAGCTCGCGGGCGCTGCCGGCATCATCTATTTCGCGCTGCCCGAGCAAGGCAATCCGGGCTTCCTGATCGTGCTCGGCGCCTTCCTGCTCTCGTTCTCGGCCGGGTTGCTCAGCCAGGTTCCCGGCGGCGTCGGCGTGATGGAAGCGGTCTTTCTCGCGATCATGCCGGGCATTCCGGCGCCTGCGGTCTTCGCCGCGCTCTTGGTCTGGCGGATGTTCTATCTCATCCTGCCGTTGGTCTTCTCGCTGCCGATCGTGCTCGCCTTCGAGCGGGCACAGCTCAAGCGCAACACCCGCATCGCCCCCCCGCCGTAG
- a CDS encoding DMT family transporter gives MSRNAALFAVMCLVWGLTWLPVKVGSTHVPPVFLAAARFSIAGFLMLLWAGRDVFKVPGGAWPRLIGTALLLNTANYTLLFWGTKHAPTGLAAIVNFATIPIYTLLASRAIEGVRIDGRKLVAIALGTVGLGFLFATRALGGLSAAQGDPLEMIGLAAVSVGTLFYCVGAVLSRPIAGTMPTLTLAGWQTLIGGIGLAVVSLALEPVGLADIRALVSWPVLPAVLFLIVGGSLMGFTIYMRLLRDWGAFRAGLYAFVSPAIAVAVGVVVLSEPFGWSEAIGALLMFGAAAIALKR, from the coding sequence ATGTCGCGCAATGCCGCCCTCTTCGCCGTCATGTGCCTCGTCTGGGGCCTGACCTGGCTGCCGGTCAAAGTCGGGTCGACGCATGTCCCGCCGGTCTTCCTGGCGGCGGCGCGCTTCTCGATCGCCGGCTTCCTCATGCTGCTCTGGGCCGGGCGCGACGTGTTCAAGGTGCCGGGTGGCGCCTGGCCGCGCCTGATCGGCACGGCGCTGCTGCTCAATACCGCCAATTACACATTGCTGTTCTGGGGCACGAAGCACGCGCCGACCGGGCTCGCGGCCATCGTCAATTTCGCGACGATCCCGATCTACACGCTGCTGGCGAGCCGGGCGATCGAGGGCGTGCGCATCGACGGGCGCAAGCTCGTGGCGATCGCGCTGGGCACCGTGGGCCTCGGCTTCCTGTTCGCGACACGGGCGCTGGGCGGGCTTTCGGCCGCGCAGGGCGACCCGCTGGAGATGATCGGGCTTGCGGCCGTGTCGGTCGGTACGCTGTTCTACTGCGTCGGCGCGGTGCTCTCCCGACCGATCGCGGGGACGATGCCGACATTGACGCTCGCCGGCTGGCAGACGCTGATCGGCGGCATCGGCCTGGCCGTGGTCTCGCTCGCGCTGGAACCGGTCGGGCTCGCCGATATCCGGGCGCTGGTGAGCTGGCCGGTTCTGCCGGCGGTGCTGTTCCTGATCGTCGGCGGCTCGCTGATGGGCTTCACCATCTATATGCGCCTGCTGCGCGACTGGGGGGCGTTTCGCGCCGGGCTCTATGCCTTCGTCAGCCCTGCCATCGCGGTCGCGGTCGGCGTCGTCGTGCTCAGCGAGCCCTTCGGCTGGTCGGAGGCGATCGGCGCGCTCCTGATGTTCGGGGCGGCTGCGATCGCACTCAAGCGATGA
- the flhA gene encoding flagellar biosynthesis protein FlhA, translating to MTDVTAGQGKGFTIPDRGALGKLLNRPDLFLAVGVMGILVVLIFPMPAMLLDLLLALSIILSVLVLMTALFIEEPLEFSAFPTVLLIVTMFRLALNLASTRLILARGHEGTAAAGHVIEAFAGFVMSGNFVIGVIVFTILIIVNFVVITKGSGRIAEVAARFTLDAMPGKQMAIDADLSAGLIDQETAKIRRKALEDESSFFGSMDGASKFVRGDAIAGLLITFINVLGGIVIGVAQQGLSFSQAAHNYTLLTVGDGLVSQVPALIVSTAAGLLVSKAGVRGAADKALGKQLSGYPKALGMSAAVMLLIALLPGIPMLPFLLLAAGAGFLAYRFGKAAKAREAEAGVLDPTQAGGGVSAGGTPREETLNDLLKMDELKIEIGYGLLPLVNAPSGQDRLTDQVRALRRQLAAELGFVMPAVRIVDNVQLEANHYFIKIKEIDAGQGIVYAGQYMAMDPMGGAVNLPGHNVLEPTFGLPATWIDAALQDEAQLRGYTVVDAATVISTHLTEVLKSNMPELLSHSEVQKLLRELPKDHADLVKEIVPSQISTTGIQRVLQLLLSERISIRDLSTIIEGIAEVSSGMRNPREIAEHVRARLARQICAQFSNMQGVLPIITLSPAWESVFAESVIGQGEERHLAMQPSRLQEFVHHVRDKFEDAARIGEMPALVTSAMARPFARQIIERFRRETPVLSQAEIHPRVRLKTVGSV from the coding sequence ATGACCGATGTGACGGCAGGGCAGGGCAAAGGCTTCACCATTCCGGATCGCGGGGCGCTGGGCAAGCTGCTCAACCGTCCCGACCTGTTCCTCGCGGTCGGCGTCATGGGCATCCTGGTGGTGCTCATCTTCCCGATGCCGGCGATGCTGCTCGACCTGCTGCTGGCGCTGTCGATCATCCTGTCGGTGCTGGTGCTGATGACCGCGCTCTTCATCGAGGAGCCGCTGGAATTCTCGGCCTTCCCGACGGTGCTGCTGATCGTCACCATGTTCCGGCTGGCGCTGAACCTGGCCTCGACGCGCCTGATCCTCGCCCGTGGCCATGAGGGCACCGCGGCGGCGGGCCATGTCATCGAGGCCTTCGCCGGCTTCGTGATGAGCGGCAATTTCGTGATCGGCGTGATCGTCTTCACGATTCTGATCATCGTGAACTTCGTGGTCATCACCAAGGGTTCGGGCCGCATCGCGGAAGTGGCCGCGCGCTTCACCCTCGACGCCATGCCCGGCAAGCAGATGGCGATCGATGCCGATCTCTCCGCCGGCCTGATCGACCAGGAGACGGCCAAGATCCGCCGTAAGGCGCTGGAGGATGAATCCTCCTTCTTCGGCTCGATGGACGGCGCCTCGAAATTCGTGCGCGGCGACGCCATTGCCGGCCTGCTGATCACCTTCATCAACGTGCTCGGCGGCATCGTCATCGGCGTCGCGCAGCAGGGGCTCAGCTTCAGCCAGGCCGCGCATAACTACACACTGCTGACCGTCGGCGACGGCCTCGTCAGCCAGGTTCCGGCGCTGATCGTCTCGACGGCGGCCGGCCTGCTCGTCTCGAAGGCGGGCGTGCGCGGCGCGGCCGACAAGGCGCTCGGCAAGCAGCTCTCCGGCTATCCCAAGGCGCTGGGCATGTCGGCGGCAGTGATGCTGCTGATCGCGCTGCTGCCGGGCATCCCGATGCTGCCCTTCCTGCTGCTGGCGGCAGGCGCCGGTTTCCTCGCCTATCGCTTCGGCAAGGCGGCCAAGGCCCGTGAGGCCGAAGCGGGTGTGCTCGATCCGACGCAGGCCGGCGGCGGGGTCTCGGCGGGCGGCACGCCGCGCGAGGAGACGCTGAACGACCTCCTCAAGATGGACGAGCTCAAGATCGAGATCGGCTACGGGCTGCTGCCGCTGGTCAATGCTCCGAGCGGGCAGGACCGTTTGACCGACCAGGTCCGGGCACTGCGCCGCCAGCTTGCGGCCGAGCTCGGCTTCGTCATGCCGGCGGTACGCATCGTCGACAACGTCCAGCTCGAAGCGAACCACTACTTCATCAAGATCAAGGAGATCGATGCCGGGCAGGGTATCGTCTATGCCGGCCAGTACATGGCGATGGACCCCATGGGCGGCGCCGTGAACCTGCCGGGCCACAACGTGCTGGAGCCGACCTTCGGCCTGCCGGCGACCTGGATCGACGCTGCCCTGCAGGACGAGGCGCAGTTGCGCGGCTACACCGTGGTCGATGCGGCGACCGTGATCTCGACGCACCTGACCGAGGTGCTGAAGTCGAACATGCCCGAGCTGCTCTCGCATTCCGAGGTCCAGAAGCTCTTGCGCGAGCTGCCGAAGGACCATGCCGATCTCGTCAAGGAGATCGTGCCGAGCCAGATCTCGACCACCGGCATCCAGCGCGTGCTGCAGCTCCTGTTGTCGGAGCGCATCTCGATCCGCGACCTGTCGACGATCATCGAAGGGATCGCCGAGGTTTCCTCGGGCATGCGCAACCCGCGCGAGATCGCCGAGCATGTCCGCGCCCGGCTCGCCCGCCAGATCTGCGCGCAGTTCTCCAACATGCAGGGCGTGCTGCCGATCATCACGCTCTCGCCGGCCTGGGAGAGCGTCTTCGCCGAGTCGGTCATCGGCCAGGGCGAGGAGCGCCACCTCGCCATGCAGCCCTCGCGGCTGCAGGAATTCGTGCATCACGTCCGCGACAAGTTCGAGGATGCGGCGCGCATCGGCGAGATGCCGGCGCTGGTCACATCGGCCATGGCGCGGCCCTTCGCCCGCCAGATCATCGAGCGCTTTCGCCGGGAGACGCCGGTGCTGTCGCAGGCCGAGATCCATCCGCGCGTACGCCTCAAGACGGTCGGCAGCGTCTGA
- a CDS encoding MFS transporter, giving the protein MTAPAPRDAAPVVIETDVPARLDRLPWSRFHTLVVAALGITWILDGLEVTLAGSVSGALKESPALKFTNTEIGLAGAAYIAGAVLGAVFFGWLTDRLGRKKLFTITVLVYLSATAATAFSWNVWSFILFRFLTGMGIGGEYTAINSTIQELIPARVRGWTDLVINGSFWIGAALGALGSIVLLDPAWINPEYGWRLAFFIGAALGLVILFLRQWIPESPRWLISHGHPERAAAIVADIERRAGFVPPVGEVLPVTRLRPRAATPLGEVFRTLFVAHRERALVGLALMLSQAFFYNAIFFTYALILTDFYAVPSQNIGWFILPFAAGNFLGPLLIGRLFDTLGRRTMIAATYALSGLLLTGTGYLFWKDWLTASQLTLCWSVVFFFASAAASSAYLTVSETFPVEMRALAIAMFYAVGTGAGGIAGPWLFGILIDTGSRGSVFGGYLLGAFLMLAAAVIAARFAIRAERQPLESVARPLNAVD; this is encoded by the coding sequence GTGACGGCCCCTGCCCCGAGAGATGCAGCCCCTGTCGTCATCGAAACCGACGTACCCGCGCGGCTCGACCGTTTGCCATGGTCGCGCTTTCACACGCTCGTGGTTGCAGCGCTGGGCATAACCTGGATTCTGGACGGGCTCGAGGTCACGCTCGCCGGTTCGGTCTCCGGCGCCCTCAAGGAAAGTCCGGCCCTAAAGTTCACCAATACCGAGATCGGTCTCGCCGGCGCCGCCTATATCGCTGGCGCCGTGCTGGGTGCCGTGTTCTTCGGCTGGCTCACCGACCGTCTCGGGCGCAAGAAGCTCTTCACGATTACTGTGCTCGTTTACCTGTCCGCGACGGCCGCGACCGCCTTCTCCTGGAACGTCTGGAGCTTCATCCTCTTCCGCTTCCTGACGGGGATGGGCATCGGCGGCGAGTACACCGCGATCAACTCCACCATTCAGGAACTCATCCCCGCGCGCGTGCGCGGCTGGACGGATCTCGTCATCAACGGCTCGTTCTGGATCGGCGCGGCGCTGGGCGCGCTCGGCTCGATCGTCCTGCTCGATCCGGCATGGATCAATCCGGAATATGGCTGGCGCCTCGCCTTTTTCATCGGCGCCGCGCTCGGCCTCGTCATATTGTTTCTCCGGCAATGGATTCCGGAAAGCCCGCGCTGGCTGATAAGCCACGGCCATCCCGAACGCGCCGCGGCCATCGTCGCCGATATCGAGCGCCGCGCCGGCTTCGTCCCGCCGGTGGGCGAAGTCCTGCCCGTGACCAGGCTGCGGCCCCGCGCCGCCACCCCGCTCGGCGAGGTTTTCCGCACGCTGTTCGTTGCCCATCGCGAGCGCGCCCTGGTGGGGCTGGCGCTGATGCTGTCGCAGGCCTTCTTCTACAACGCGATCTTCTTCACCTACGCGCTGATCCTGACTGACTTCTATGCCGTGCCCTCGCAGAATATAGGCTGGTTCATCCTGCCTTTCGCCGCCGGCAATTTCCTCGGGCCCCTGCTGATCGGCCGGCTCTTCGACACGCTCGGCCGCCGCACGATGATCGCCGCGACCTATGCCCTGTCGGGCCTGCTGCTGACCGGGACCGGTTATCTGTTCTGGAAGGATTGGCTGACGGCCTCGCAACTCACCCTGTGCTGGAGCGTCGTCTTCTTCTTCGCATCGGCCGCGGCGAGCTCGGCCTATCTCACGGTCTCCGAGACCTTCCCGGTCGAGATGCGGGCGCTCGCCATCGCGATGTTCTATGCGGTCGGCACCGGCGCGGGCGGCATCGCCGGCCCCTGGCTCTTCGGCATCCTGATCGACACCGGCTCGCGCGGCAGTGTCTTCGGCGGCTACCTGCTGGGGGCATTTCTGATGCTGGCGGCAGCGGTGATCGCGGCCCGTTTCGCCATCCGTGCCGAACGCCAGCCGCTCGAAAGCGTGGCGCGGCCGCTCAACGCCGTGGACTGA
- a CDS encoding sigma-54 interaction domain-containing protein, which produces MRLIIAGGLKGQIIAAAKIAMSHGAAVTHTESLDQTLAVLRAKGADLLMIDVVQPIANYVAALEGERIRTPIVACGTSTDTRAAVAAIQAGAREYVPLPPDPELIAAVLEAVAADQSSLIWRDPAMERVVQLATQIARSEAPVLVTGESGTGKEVIARHLHQKSARKDRPFVAVNCAAIPDNLLESELFGHEKGAFTGAIARRIGKFEEANGGTLLLDEISEMDVRLQAKLLRALQERMIDRVGGTQPVKVDIRIIATSNRNLADAVREGSFREDLLYRLNVVHLRLPALRERPGDILVLADHFAKKYADLNGLPPRPIATDARKLLLAGSWRGNVRELENTMHRAVLLASGPEIAATAVLSPEGEALSPAPSRDPAARAAQTAEAMTRSLVGHTVADVERELILDTLDHCLGNRTHAAKILGISIRTLRNKLSEYTSSGITVAEPGQTRISAA; this is translated from the coding sequence ATGCGCCTCATCATCGCCGGCGGTCTCAAGGGACAGATCATCGCAGCCGCCAAAATCGCCATGTCGCATGGCGCGGCCGTGACCCATACCGAAAGCCTCGATCAGACGCTCGCCGTGCTGCGCGCCAAGGGCGCCGACCTGCTCATGATCGACGTCGTGCAGCCGATCGCGAACTATGTCGCGGCGCTGGAGGGCGAGCGCATCCGCACGCCGATCGTCGCCTGCGGCACCTCGACCGATACGCGCGCCGCCGTCGCCGCGATCCAGGCCGGCGCGCGCGAATACGTGCCGCTGCCGCCCGATCCGGAACTGATCGCCGCCGTGCTGGAGGCGGTCGCCGCCGACCAGTCAAGCCTGATCTGGCGGGATCCTGCGATGGAGCGCGTCGTGCAGCTCGCGACGCAGATCGCGCGCTCGGAAGCGCCGGTGCTGGTGACTGGGGAAAGTGGCACCGGCAAGGAGGTGATCGCGCGCCATCTGCACCAGAAGTCTGCCCGCAAGGACCGTCCCTTCGTTGCGGTGAACTGCGCGGCAATCCCCGACAATCTGCTCGAATCCGAATTGTTCGGCCATGAGAAGGGCGCCTTCACCGGCGCTATCGCGCGGCGCATCGGCAAGTTCGAGGAGGCTAATGGCGGCACGCTGCTGCTCGACGAAATCTCGGAGATGGATGTCCGGCTGCAGGCCAAGCTGCTGCGCGCGCTGCAGGAGCGCATGATCGACCGCGTGGGCGGCACGCAGCCGGTCAAGGTCGATATCCGGATCATCGCGACCTCGAACCGCAACCTCGCCGACGCCGTGCGCGAGGGCTCGTTCCGCGAAGACCTGCTCTATCGGCTCAATGTCGTGCATCTGCGCCTGCCGGCGCTGCGCGAGCGGCCGGGCGACATCCTCGTGCTGGCGGATCACTTCGCCAAGAAATATGCGGATCTGAACGGGCTGCCGCCGCGGCCTATCGCGACCGATGCACGCAAGCTGCTGCTGGCCGGCTCCTGGCGCGGCAATGTCCGCGAACTGGAGAATACGATGCACCGGGCGGTGCTGCTGGCGAGCGGGCCGGAAATCGCGGCCACAGCCGTGCTCAGCCCGGAAGGGGAGGCGCTGTCGCCGGCTCCGTCGCGCGATCCGGCCGCGCGGGCGGCCCAGACGGCGGAGGCGATGACGCGTTCGCTGGTCGGGCACACCGTCGCCGATGTCGAGCGCGAACTCATTCTCGATACGCTGGATCACTGCCTCGGCAATCGCACGCATGCGGCCAAGATCCTGGGAATTTCGATCCGCACGCTGCGCAACAAGCTCAGCGAGTACACCTCGTCCGGCATCACCGTGGCCGAGCCGGGTCAGACACGCATCAGCGCGGCCTGA
- the fliN gene encoding flagellar motor switch protein FliN — protein MSPENDLNLPPLNQADLSFDQGEMSVARSGPVPVKTAEDLEQVFDVPVTVSAVLGSSKVAVGDLLQIVPGAVLELDRRVGEAIDIFVNERLVARGEVVVVEDRLGVTMTEIIKADR, from the coding sequence ATGAGCCCGGAGAACGATCTCAACCTGCCGCCGCTGAACCAGGCCGACCTGTCCTTCGACCAGGGCGAGATGTCGGTCGCGCGTTCGGGGCCCGTGCCGGTCAAGACGGCCGAGGACCTGGAACAGGTCTTCGACGTGCCGGTCACGGTCTCGGCCGTGCTCGGCTCCTCGAAAGTCGCGGTCGGTGACCTCCTGCAGATCGTGCCCGGCGCGGTGCTCGAACTCGACCGGCGCGTCGGCGAGGCCATCGACATCTTCGTCAACGAGCGGCTGGTCGCCCGCGGAGAGGTCGTCGTCGTCGAGGACCGTCTCGGCGTGACGATGACGGAAATCATCAAGGCGGACCGGTGA
- a CDS encoding FliH/SctL family protein, producing MTSAKKFMFGTDFREGSRKAAGEAELAAARAEGFHAGQEQAHREAQSQLAGLTGQLARSAERLFAQEAARTAAIEEHAAHVAIVTAKALAGAALAEKPLAALAGAIREALSHARTAPHLVLRVHESAVEAAEELARKLAAEHGFSGKLIVLGQSDITPGDGRIEWADGGFVLDSQQLTALVEQAVARVFGQGHAEP from the coding sequence ATGACGTCTGCGAAAAAATTCATGTTCGGGACGGATTTCCGCGAAGGCAGCCGCAAGGCCGCCGGCGAAGCGGAGCTCGCTGCAGCCCGTGCGGAAGGCTTCCATGCCGGGCAGGAACAGGCGCATCGCGAGGCGCAGTCCCAGCTCGCTGGCCTGACCGGGCAGCTCGCGCGCTCGGCCGAGCGGCTCTTCGCGCAGGAGGCCGCCCGCACCGCCGCGATCGAAGAGCACGCGGCGCATGTCGCGATCGTGACGGCGAAGGCGCTCGCGGGGGCCGCGCTGGCGGAGAAGCCGCTGGCTGCGCTGGCCGGAGCCATCCGCGAAGCCTTGAGCCATGCCCGGACCGCGCCGCATCTGGTGCTGCGCGTTCATGAGAGCGCGGTCGAGGCCGCCGAGGAACTGGCCCGGAAGCTCGCGGCGGAGCATGGCTTCTCCGGCAAACTGATCGTGCTCGGACAGTCCGACATCACGCCCGGCGACGGGCGCATCGAATGGGCGGATGGCGGCTTCGTCCTCGACAGCCAGCAACTCACGGCTCTGGTGGAACAGGCGGTCGCGCGCGTGTTCGGCCAGGGCCACGCAGAACCATGA
- the fliG gene encoding flagellar motor switch protein FliG has product MRSIAPRNTGFQDAVEGGGFGVTTVAEMSGPQRAAVILLVLGEEHGRKIWQEFDDDEIRIITRAMAELGTVDADEVERLMLDFVGKLSSAGAVTGSFDRTISLLEKILPTDQVALIMEEIRGPAGRNMWQKLGNIDAIVLANFLKNEYPQTIAVILSKIRPEHAANVLRNLPNDLSIEVVGRMLRLESVQKEALDHIENTLRTEFVSTLTQTRRRDPHEMMAEIFNGFDRQTELRFLSALDASNQDSAERIRALMFTFDDLAKLDPAGLQTLVSQADKSMLARALKGASQSMRDFFLGAMSQRAAKVMQDDIAGMGPLRLKEVDEAQTTLVQMTKDLADKGEIVLSKGSADDELVY; this is encoded by the coding sequence ATGCGATCCATCGCACCACGGAATACCGGCTTCCAGGACGCCGTCGAGGGTGGCGGCTTCGGCGTGACCACCGTCGCCGAGATGAGCGGCCCGCAGCGCGCCGCCGTCATCCTGCTCGTGCTTGGCGAAGAGCACGGCCGCAAGATCTGGCAGGAATTCGACGACGACGAGATCCGGATCATCACGCGCGCCATGGCCGAGCTCGGCACGGTCGATGCCGATGAGGTCGAACGCCTGATGCTCGATTTCGTCGGCAAGCTCTCCAGCGCCGGCGCGGTGACGGGCTCTTTCGACCGCACGATCTCGCTGCTGGAGAAGATCCTGCCGACCGATCAGGTCGCGCTGATCATGGAGGAGATCCGCGGACCTGCCGGCCGCAACATGTGGCAGAAGCTCGGCAATATCGACGCCATCGTGCTCGCGAACTTCCTGAAGAACGAATACCCGCAGACCATCGCCGTGATCCTGTCGAAGATTCGGCCCGAGCATGCCGCCAACGTGTTGCGCAACCTGCCGAACGATCTCTCGATCGAGGTCGTCGGGCGCATGCTGCGGCTGGAATCGGTGCAGAAGGAAGCGCTCGACCATATCGAGAACACGCTGCGCACCGAATTCGTCTCGACGCTGACCCAGACCCGCCGCCGCGATCCGCACGAGATGATGGCCGAGATCTTCAACGGCTTCGACCGGCAGACCGAGCTGCGCTTCCTCTCGGCACTGGACGCCTCGAACCAGGATTCGGCGGAACGTATCCGCGCCCTGATGTTCACCTTCGACGACCTCGCCAAACTCGACCCCGCCGGATTGCAGACGCTGGTCAGTCAGGCGGACAAGAGCATGCTGGCGCGCGCTCTCAAGGGCGCCAGCCAGTCGATGCGCGACTTCTTCCTCGGGGCGATGTCGCAGCGCGCCGCCAAGGTCATGCAGGACGACATCGCGGGCATGGGTCCCTTGCGCCTCAAGGAAGTCGACGAGGCTCAGACGACGCTCGTCCAGATGACCAAGGACCTCGCCGACAAGGGCGAGATCGTGCTGTCCAAGGGCAGCGCCGACGACGAGTTGGTGTACTGA
- the fliF gene encoding flagellar basal-body MS-ring/collar protein FliF codes for MNGLIEQFAKFGAARLAAMLAVTLVLVGFFGFVMLRMSQPAMSVLFSDLGSQDVSAILKDLDARGIKYELRGDGQTVLVPKADVPRLRLDLASKGIPAGGGVGYEIFDKGDAFSSTSFVQNINHLRALEGELSRTIRSIGRVQAARVHLVIPERRLFERDREPPRASIALKLAGDLDAAQVRAVRHLVASAVDGLKPERVSIVDERGRLLADGAQSDQGLIGLGIEERQTAIEKRIKSQIEDIVASVVGYGRARVQVSAALDTNRVESRSESYDPESRVLRSSQNRTEASTTTDGNGTVTVGNELPGAQQTQGAQQNQRENSSKNEEVANYEISRTTRTEVLEGGRVKKLSVAVLVDGNYTRSPTGEMAYQPRNNEELERIGELVRTAVGFDQGRGDKVEVVNLRFAEAPPPPADITEQTLLQQLTSFTREDLIRFAELAVISLLTVIVLMTVVRPLLKQILAADNSNVRPIPSFMRNGGAALAGPPGATGDPAGSSRAVTVGPDGESLPVDVDTPASERMLAIAQVKGQLKAQSVEKIGALVSQNPADSVAVLRNWIHEKSAA; via the coding sequence GTGAACGGCCTGATCGAGCAGTTTGCCAAATTCGGGGCGGCGCGCCTGGCAGCCATGCTGGCCGTCACCCTGGTGCTCGTCGGCTTCTTCGGCTTCGTCATGCTCCGGATGTCCCAGCCGGCGATGAGCGTGCTGTTCTCGGACCTCGGCAGCCAGGACGTCAGCGCCATCCTCAAGGATCTCGACGCGCGCGGCATCAAGTACGAACTGCGCGGCGACGGTCAGACCGTGCTGGTACCCAAGGCCGACGTGCCGCGCCTGCGGCTCGATCTGGCCAGCAAGGGCATCCCGGCCGGCGGCGGCGTCGGCTACGAGATCTTCGACAAGGGCGATGCCTTCTCCTCGACCAGCTTCGTCCAGAACATCAACCATCTGCGGGCGCTCGAAGGCGAGTTGTCCCGCACGATCCGTTCGATCGGGCGGGTGCAGGCGGCGCGCGTCCATCTCGTCATCCCGGAGCGACGCCTGTTCGAGCGCGATCGCGAACCGCCGCGCGCCTCGATCGCCCTCAAGCTCGCCGGCGATCTCGATGCTGCGCAGGTCCGGGCCGTGCGCCATCTCGTCGCCTCGGCGGTCGATGGCCTGAAGCCAGAGCGCGTTTCCATCGTCGACGAGCGTGGCCGGCTCCTGGCCGACGGTGCCCAGAGCGATCAGGGCCTGATCGGACTCGGCATCGAGGAGCGCCAGACCGCGATCGAGAAGCGCATCAAGAGCCAGATCGAGGATATCGTCGCCAGCGTCGTCGGCTATGGCCGGGCGCGGGTGCAGGTCTCGGCCGCGCTCGACACCAACCGGGTTGAGAGCCGCTCCGAGAGCTACGATCCTGAAAGCCGCGTCCTGCGCTCCAGCCAGAACCGCACGGAAGCCTCGACCACCACCGATGGCAACGGCACGGTGACCGTCGGCAACGAGCTGCCGGGCGCGCAGCAGACGCAAGGCGCGCAGCAGAACCAGCGCGAGAACTCCTCGAAGAACGAGGAAGTCGCCAATTACGAGATCTCGCGGACGACCCGTACCGAAGTGCTCGAAGGCGGCCGGGTCAAGAAGCTCTCCGTCGCCGTCCTCGTCGACGGCAACTATACCCGCAGCCCGACCGGCGAGATGGCCTATCAGCCGCGCAACAACGAGGAGCTGGAGCGCATCGGCGAGCTGGTGCGGACCGCCGTCGGCTTCGACCAGGGTCGTGGCGACAAGGTCGAGGTCGTCAATCTACGCTTCGCCGAGGCTCCGCCGCCGCCGGCCGACATAACCGAGCAGACGCTGCTGCAGCAGCTCACCTCCTTCACCCGGGAGGACCTGATCCGCTTCGCCGAGCTCGCCGTTATCTCGCTGCTCACCGTGATCGTGCTGATGACGGTGGTGCGTCCGCTGCTCAAGCAGATTCTGGCTGCCGACAACAGCAATGTCCGGCCGATCCCCTCCTTCATGCGCAATGGCGGCGCAGCGCTCGCCGGCCCGCCCGGCGCGACCGGCGATCCGGCCGGCAGCTCGCGGGCCGTGACGGTCGGTCCGGATGGCGAGTCGCTTCCCGTGGACGTCGATACGCCGGCCTCCGAGCGGATGCTGGCGATCGCGCAGGTCAAGGGGCAGCTCAAGGCGCAGTCCGTGGAAAAGATCGGGGCCCTGGTCTCGCAGAACCCGGCCGATTCGGTCGCGGTGCTGCGGAACTGGATCCACGAGAAGTCCGCGGCGTGA